The Afipia massiliensis genome has a segment encoding these proteins:
- a CDS encoding molecular chaperone TorD family protein, translating to MRDSGLERAIKAAGGVASLARAIGIAQPSVSAWSRIPAERVLAVESLTQVSRFVLRPDLYGSAGDHVKSDIDEIDQLRAAEYGLLSLLMGRAPTADTLSKVAMLKGDASDLGMAHIELAAAATEFDERAISKEFFDLFIGLGRGELLPYASYYRTGFLHERPLARVREDFDMLGIERAGSAREPEDHIAILLEVMAGLARGDFETDFAAQARFFERHLKPWAARMFADLEISQSVKFYRAVGRVGRVFMELESEAFTLSE from the coding sequence ATGCGGGACTCAGGATTAGAGCGGGCAATCAAGGCAGCAGGCGGCGTCGCCTCTCTGGCGAGAGCTATTGGAATTGCTCAGCCCTCAGTTTCGGCATGGTCGCGTATTCCAGCTGAACGCGTCCTCGCTGTTGAGTCCCTCACGCAAGTCTCCCGCTTCGTTCTCCGCCCCGACCTCTACGGATCAGCGGGAGATCATGTGAAATCAGACATCGACGAAATCGATCAGCTCCGCGCCGCGGAGTACGGCCTGCTGTCGTTGCTGATGGGCAGGGCGCCTACGGCGGACACGCTGTCCAAAGTAGCGATGCTGAAAGGCGATGCGTCCGACCTCGGCATGGCGCATATCGAACTCGCCGCAGCAGCGACGGAGTTCGACGAGCGCGCGATCTCCAAGGAGTTCTTCGATCTGTTCATCGGCCTGGGACGCGGCGAACTGCTGCCCTATGCCTCGTACTACCGGACCGGCTTCCTTCACGAGCGGCCGCTCGCCCGGGTCCGCGAAGATTTTGACATGCTGGGGATCGAGCGCGCGGGCTCCGCGCGTGAGCCGGAGGATCACATCGCGATTCTGCTCGAGGTCATGGCCGGTCTAGCGCGCGGGGACTTCGAAACAGACTTCGCCGCGCAGGCACGATTCTTCGAGCGCCATCTGAAGCCATGGGCTGCGCGGATGTTTGCCGATCTCGAAATTTCGCAATCCGTCAAATTCTATCGCGCCGTCGGGCGCGTTGGTCGCGTCTTCATGGAACTGGAATCAGAGGCCTTCACACTGTCCGAGTGA
- a CDS encoding DUF3305 domain-containing protein, giving the protein MTEISREVGVVLRRRVIDNPWIDHMWSPVTVLDDVPATAPWTVLSQEADATLYYAGPATIDLFSTDTANYRDNLADGAPRIWIALRRQDGGAELELTKVTADPTEGEALFESGTDVIGTVPMSPDIASWVAAFVDEFHVEHVFHKRKRDGTSDDRRRGEDPSGRRRDDA; this is encoded by the coding sequence ATGACCGAGATATCTCGTGAAGTTGGCGTGGTGCTGCGCCGCCGCGTCATCGACAATCCCTGGATCGACCATATGTGGTCGCCTGTGACGGTCCTGGACGACGTGCCGGCTACTGCACCTTGGACGGTGCTGTCGCAGGAGGCCGATGCGACGTTGTATTATGCCGGCCCTGCGACGATCGATTTGTTCAGCACCGATACGGCTAACTACCGCGACAATCTTGCCGACGGTGCGCCTCGAATCTGGATCGCGCTTCGGCGTCAGGACGGCGGGGCTGAGCTTGAACTGACAAAAGTGACCGCCGATCCGACCGAAGGGGAGGCGCTGTTCGAAAGTGGCACCGACGTGATTGGTACGGTCCCGATGTCGCCGGATATTGCGTCCTGGGTCGCGGCATTTGTCGATGAATTCCATGTCGAACATGTCTTCCACAAGCGTAAACGCGATGGGACGAGTGATGACCGCAGGCGCGGTGAAGATCCATCCGGCAGACGGAGGGACGATGCATGA
- a CDS encoding DUF3306 domain-containing protein: MSQDEKENDKNFLSRWSQRKREAKLPEHDSAAVEPADEAEALPAPTVASDAEEQFDLSSLPKLEEITGTTDITGFLRKGVPESLRNAALRKSWALDSAVRNYVNPALDYAYDWNTPGGVPGSSELAAGTDIAKMVLQIMGSDPVASGLQESGGGSHGDASDGASGDTDVDAPQNPEPILPLQQVRLSVPATASNPVSGDQAQAEHAQIERAEDAVFNEPSAPQQDVRRHGTAKPRV; encoded by the coding sequence ATGAGCCAGGACGAGAAGGAGAACGACAAGAATTTTCTGTCGCGCTGGTCGCAACGCAAACGCGAGGCGAAACTTCCGGAACACGACAGCGCGGCTGTAGAGCCGGCTGATGAGGCGGAGGCCTTGCCCGCGCCGACTGTGGCAAGCGACGCCGAAGAGCAGTTCGACCTCTCAAGCCTGCCGAAACTGGAAGAGATCACGGGAACCACCGATATCACCGGCTTCCTGCGCAAGGGCGTGCCAGAGAGTTTGCGCAACGCGGCGCTACGGAAATCCTGGGCGCTGGATTCGGCCGTCCGCAACTATGTCAATCCCGCACTCGACTACGCTTATGACTGGAATACGCCCGGCGGCGTGCCCGGAAGCAGCGAGCTCGCGGCGGGTACGGACATCGCGAAAATGGTTCTGCAGATCATGGGCAGCGATCCGGTCGCCTCCGGTCTGCAAGAGTCGGGCGGCGGGTCGCATGGTGACGCAAGCGATGGTGCCAGCGGCGATACAGACGTTGATGCGCCGCAAAATCCGGAGCCGATATTGCCGCTTCAGCAAGTGAGGCTGTCTGTGCCGGCGACAGCTTCAAATCCCGTCTCGGGTGATCAAGCTCAAGCTGAGCACGCTCAGATTGAACGCGCAGAGGATGCTGTGTTCAACGAGCCTAGTGCACCGCAACAAGACGTGCGACGCCATGGCACTGCAAAACCAAGGGTTTAG
- a CDS encoding DUF6352 family protein — translation MREFWVASGHHLTRRADHGGLIATPELIMAYLARPELMPPDDACDAERNLHADLLADPLRPVSKADIAGIADADARENWTFMMAFRDRLVAAPSLEAVYVSLARKGATDLPPIFLSQLCHLILRNALEGCDDPYILRAAELFYRSQKATIHDGALLLADAEVVEAQHHAQHDLHSSPLTAMLQPQAFGEMDVMDDANAWTYWSRSDAHAMVMNLGGNQKARDALCRVIECWIAHLLGVAVKAETVASIEDRDWRWFVGLDSEGTRIGNALWNGDTPGAAAAGRIVALMRLIFDDARFVDERVGTKPVYLILAMDADKMVRLKPQNLVVGLPLASTANVA, via the coding sequence ATGAGAGAATTCTGGGTCGCTTCAGGTCATCACCTTACGCGCCGCGCCGATCACGGCGGGCTGATTGCGACGCCGGAGCTAATCATGGCGTATCTGGCGCGGCCAGAGTTGATGCCGCCCGATGACGCATGCGACGCCGAGCGTAATCTGCATGCTGATCTGCTGGCTGATCCGCTTCGTCCGGTATCCAAGGCCGACATTGCAGGGATCGCCGACGCCGATGCGCGCGAGAACTGGACGTTCATGATGGCTTTTCGCGACCGGCTTGTTGCGGCTCCTTCGCTGGAGGCGGTGTATGTCTCGCTGGCACGGAAGGGCGCAACCGACCTGCCGCCGATCTTTCTTTCGCAGTTGTGCCACCTGATCCTGCGCAACGCGCTCGAGGGCTGCGATGATCCGTATATCCTGCGCGCCGCCGAGTTGTTCTACCGCAGCCAGAAGGCCACGATTCACGACGGCGCTCTGCTGCTCGCCGATGCCGAAGTCGTCGAAGCGCAGCATCATGCGCAACATGATCTCCATTCATCGCCGTTGACCGCGATGTTGCAGCCACAGGCGTTCGGCGAGATGGACGTCATGGATGACGCGAATGCCTGGACCTATTGGTCGCGGTCGGATGCCCATGCGATGGTCATGAATCTCGGCGGCAATCAGAAAGCGCGCGATGCGCTCTGCCGGGTGATCGAATGCTGGATCGCCCATCTTTTGGGCGTTGCCGTGAAGGCAGAGACGGTCGCGTCGATAGAGGACCGAGACTGGCGCTGGTTCGTCGGCCTCGACAGCGAAGGAACCCGGATCGGCAACGCCCTCTGGAATGGAGATACGCCGGGCGCGGCTGCGGCCGGGCGGATTGTCGCCTTGATGCGTCTGATCTTTGATGACGCGCGTTTTGTCGATGAGCGTGTCGGAACCAAACCAGTTTATCTCATTCTGGCGATGGACGCGGATAAGATGGTGCGCCTGAAACCGCAAAATCTCGTCGTGGGCCTGCCGCTCGCGTCCACTGCGAATGTCGCGTGA
- a CDS encoding formate dehydrogenase subunit alpha: MLIKRKEGFAGRTRLQGIAAGLASGVLDRRSFLRRSGLVAGAGAAVGLMPLGSVRKAQAGPKIVGAPTEIKKNICTHCSVGCTVIAEVQNGVWVGQEPAWDSPLNRGSHCAKGASVRELVHGDRRLKYPMKLVNGEWQKIGWDQAINEIGDKMLEIRAKSGADSVYLLGSAKFSNEGGYLFRKFAAFWGTNSIDHQARICHSTTVAGVANTWGYGAMTNSYNDIRNSKTIVFMGSNAAEAHPVSLQHILTGKEINRANVFVLDPRFTRTAAHATEYVRFRSGTDIAVIWGMLHHIFANGWEDKEYIAQRVYGMDQIRAEVAKWTPEEVERVTGIPGEQVKKVAETFAKQRPSTFIWCMGGTQHTVGTANVRAYCTLLLATGNVGVFGGGANIFRGHCNVQGATDIGLDITSLPLYYGLVEGAWKHWARVWEVDYDYFQSRFDEVPAKAGRPARTRKQNMELPGIPWTRWFDATLAKPDDVDQRDTVKGVIVMGHGGNTIPRMTEMVKGLEKLDLLVVADPHPTTFAAISERKNGTYLLPACTQFETSGSRTASNRSLQWGEQIVKPIFESKDDYEIIYLLSKKLGFADPMFKNIKVENNHPSAEDLLREINRGGFSTGYSGQSPERLKAHMKNQGKFDLVTLRAKKDEPEIGGDYYGLPWPCWGTPQIRHPGTHTLYNTNLHAKDGGGTFRARFGVVYEEKQPDGSVKNVNMLAEGSYSKGSELTDGYPEFTYGVLKKLGWDKDLTEAELATINKIGGNNPDGVGWAVDLSGGIIRVTLEHGVMAYGNGKARAVAWNLPDPVPVHREPIYTPRPELVAKYPTRPDGRQFRMANLGFSIQKAAVDKGLAKQFPIILTSGRLVEYEGGGEETRSNRWLAELQQDMFVEVNTADAAERGIKDGGWVWVFGPENGSKARVKALVTDRVGKGVAFMPFHFSGWFQGVDQRSKYPKGADPIVLGESANTITSYGYDPVTGMHEGKATLCQIQSA; encoded by the coding sequence ATGTTGATCAAGCGAAAAGAAGGATTTGCCGGCCGCACACGCTTGCAGGGCATTGCTGCTGGCCTCGCTTCCGGCGTTCTTGACCGACGTTCGTTTCTGCGCCGCTCCGGCTTGGTGGCAGGCGCGGGGGCTGCTGTCGGACTGATGCCGTTGGGATCGGTGCGCAAAGCGCAGGCCGGTCCGAAAATCGTCGGTGCGCCAACCGAAATCAAAAAGAACATCTGCACGCATTGTTCGGTGGGCTGCACGGTCATCGCCGAAGTGCAGAACGGTGTCTGGGTCGGTCAGGAGCCGGCTTGGGACAGCCCGCTCAACCGTGGCTCGCATTGCGCCAAGGGTGCGTCGGTTCGTGAACTGGTGCACGGCGACCGCCGCCTGAAGTACCCGATGAAACTTGTCAACGGCGAGTGGCAGAAGATCGGCTGGGATCAGGCCATCAACGAGATCGGCGACAAGATGCTCGAGATCCGTGCCAAATCCGGCGCCGACTCGGTTTATCTGCTGGGCTCGGCGAAGTTCTCCAACGAGGGCGGTTATCTGTTCCGCAAGTTCGCTGCGTTCTGGGGCACCAACTCGATCGACCACCAGGCGCGCATCTGTCACTCGACCACGGTCGCGGGTGTTGCCAACACCTGGGGCTACGGCGCGATGACGAACTCTTACAACGACATCCGCAACTCGAAGACCATCGTCTTCATGGGATCGAATGCCGCCGAGGCGCATCCGGTTTCGCTCCAGCACATTCTGACGGGCAAAGAGATCAACCGCGCCAACGTTTTCGTGCTCGATCCGCGCTTCACGCGCACCGCGGCACATGCGACCGAGTACGTGCGCTTCCGCTCCGGCACCGACATCGCGGTGATCTGGGGCATGCTGCACCACATCTTCGCCAACGGTTGGGAAGACAAGGAGTACATCGCCCAGCGCGTTTATGGCATGGACCAGATCCGCGCCGAGGTTGCGAAGTGGACTCCGGAAGAAGTTGAACGCGTCACGGGTATTCCCGGCGAACAAGTGAAGAAGGTCGCCGAGACCTTTGCAAAGCAGCGTCCGTCCACGTTCATCTGGTGCATGGGCGGCACGCAGCACACGGTAGGCACCGCGAACGTTCGCGCCTATTGCACGCTGCTGCTCGCGACCGGCAATGTCGGTGTGTTCGGAGGAGGCGCCAACATCTTCCGCGGCCATTGCAACGTGCAGGGCGCGACCGACATCGGCCTCGATATCACCTCGCTGCCGCTTTACTATGGTCTGGTCGAAGGGGCCTGGAAGCACTGGGCTCGCGTGTGGGAAGTCGATTACGATTATTTCCAGTCCCGCTTCGATGAAGTACCGGCGAAGGCGGGTCGTCCGGCCCGTACCCGCAAGCAGAACATGGAATTGCCGGGTATCCCGTGGACCCGCTGGTTCGATGCGACGCTTGCCAAGCCCGATGACGTCGATCAGCGCGACACCGTGAAGGGCGTGATTGTCATGGGGCATGGTGGCAACACCATCCCGCGCATGACGGAAATGGTGAAGGGCCTTGAGAAGCTGGACTTGCTGGTGGTTGCTGACCCGCATCCCACCACGTTCGCGGCGATCTCGGAGCGCAAGAACGGCACATATCTGCTGCCGGCCTGCACCCAGTTCGAGACATCCGGCTCGCGCACAGCGTCGAACCGTTCACTTCAATGGGGCGAGCAGATCGTCAAGCCGATCTTCGAATCCAAGGATGACTACGAAATCATCTACCTGCTTTCGAAGAAACTCGGTTTCGCCGATCCGATGTTCAAGAACATCAAGGTCGAAAACAATCATCCATCGGCCGAAGACCTGCTGCGCGAAATCAACCGTGGCGGCTTCTCGACCGGCTATTCCGGCCAGTCGCCGGAACGGCTCAAGGCGCACATGAAGAACCAGGGCAAGTTCGACCTGGTGACCCTGCGCGCAAAGAAGGATGAGCCAGAGATCGGCGGCGACTATTACGGGCTGCCGTGGCCCTGCTGGGGCACGCCGCAGATCAGGCATCCTGGCACTCACACGCTTTACAACACGAACCTCCATGCGAAGGACGGCGGCGGCACGTTCCGTGCGCGCTTCGGCGTGGTCTACGAGGAAAAACAGCCCGACGGCTCGGTGAAGAACGTCAACATGCTTGCGGAAGGTTCCTACAGCAAGGGCTCGGAACTGACCGACGGCTATCCGGAGTTCACTTACGGCGTGCTGAAAAAGCTCGGCTGGGACAAGGATCTCACCGAAGCCGAACTCGCCACCATCAACAAGATCGGCGGCAACAACCCGGACGGCGTGGGCTGGGCGGTCGACCTGTCGGGCGGCATCATCCGCGTCACGCTTGAGCATGGCGTGATGGCCTATGGCAACGGCAAGGCCCGCGCGGTGGCGTGGAATTTGCCGGATCCGGTGCCGGTGCATCGCGAGCCGATTTACACGCCACGTCCTGAGCTGGTCGCCAAGTATCCGACACGTCCGGACGGACGCCAGTTCCGCATGGCCAATCTCGGCTTCTCGATTCAGAAGGCGGCGGTGGACAAGGGACTTGCCAAGCAATTCCCGATCATCCTCACCTCCGGGCGTCTGGTGGAATACGAGGGCGGCGGCGAAGAAACGCGCTCCAACCGTTGGCTCGCCGAATTGCAGCAGGACATGTTCGTCGAGGTGAACACAGCCGATGCCGCTGAACGCGGCATCAAGGACGGCGGATGGGTCTGGGTGTTCGGCCCGGAAAACGGATCGAAGGCTCGCGTCAAGGCGCTGGTCACCGATCGCGTCGGCAAGGGCGTGGCGTTCATGCCCTTCCACTTTTCCGGCTGGTTCCAGGGCGTCGATCAGCGCTCCAAATATCCGAAAGGCGCGGACCCGATTGTGCTCGGCGAAAGTGCCAACACGATCACCAGCTATGGCTACGACCCAGTGACCGGCATGCACGAGGGCAAGGCGACCCTGTGCCAAATTCAATCGGCGTGA
- the fdh3B gene encoding formate dehydrogenase FDH3 subunit beta, with amino-acid sequence MARVKFLCDADRCIECNACVTACKNEHEVPWGINRRRVVTINDGKPGERSVSMACMHCTDAPCAAVCPVSCFYTTADGVVLHSKDLCIGCGYCFYACPFGAPQYPKVGNFGSRGKMDKCTYCAGGPEADSTPAEYAKYGANRLAEGKLPICAEMCSTKSLLAGDGAIIAEIYKERVMKRGYGSGMWGWKTAYSDSPTG; translated from the coding sequence ATGGCTCGCGTCAAATTTCTTTGTGATGCCGACCGTTGCATTGAGTGCAACGCCTGCGTGACAGCCTGCAAGAACGAACATGAAGTCCCGTGGGGCATCAATCGCCGCCGCGTCGTCACCATCAATGACGGCAAGCCCGGTGAACGCTCCGTGTCCATGGCCTGCATGCATTGCACCGACGCGCCTTGCGCGGCGGTCTGCCCGGTGTCGTGCTTCTACACCACGGCAGATGGCGTCGTGCTTCACTCGAAGGATCTTTGCATCGGTTGTGGATATTGCTTCTACGCCTGTCCGTTCGGTGCACCGCAATATCCGAAGGTCGGAAATTTCGGTTCACGCGGCAAGATGGATAAGTGCACCTATTGCGCGGGCGGGCCGGAGGCGGATTCCACGCCAGCCGAGTACGCCAAGTACGGCGCCAACCGTCTTGCCGAGGGCAAGCTGCCGATTTGCGCTGAAATGTGTTCGACCAAATCGCTGCTTGCGGGCGACGGCGCTATCATCGCCGAGATTTACAAAGAGCGCGTGATGAAGCGCGGTTACGGCTCGGGCATGTGGGGCTGGAAGACAGCTTACAGCGATTCACCGACCGGCTAG